Proteins from one Triplophysa dalaica isolate WHDGS20190420 chromosome 6, ASM1584641v1, whole genome shotgun sequence genomic window:
- the angptl3 gene encoding angiopoietin-related protein 3: MKIILLFLLLILSVTNAASNQRRTPTVAPILSSTVQPPTETRSRFAMLDDVRLLANGLLQLGQSLREFVHKTKAQINDIFQKLNIFDRSFYQLSVVTSEIKEEEEKLKKTTVYLKENNEEIRNLSMEINSKINNILQERSQLHSKVGGLEEKLQGLSQSIMPLEQIQEISGLKEVIETQEKTITDLLKSVKEQHEQLNYQNGKIKSLEDKLSYDNFQDTAEKFMDLSPETPDPFGYLTMNSTNGTIDINDYPVGCSNVFKSGHRKSGIYPIKPNQSEPFNVYCEMSSDGASTVIQRREDGSVDFDQSWGKYEHGFGKLENEFWLGLQKIYSIAQHGEYILHIELEDWKEEKRFIEYTFTLGGPATDYTLHLAPLSGDLPDAMSNHTGMKFSTKDRDNDKHDESNCARNYTGGWWFDACGDTNLNGRYAWIRPKARPQRRKGIYWRPAKGSPFTLKSTKITIRPST, from the exons ATGAAGATCATCCTTCTGTTTCTATTACTAATCTTGTCTGTTACTAATGCAGCGTCTAACCAGAGGAGAACACCCACAGTCGCACCCATCCTCAGCAGCACAGTGCAGCCACCAACTGAGACTAGATCCCGCTTTGCTATGTTAGATGATGTACGACTGCTGGCGAACGGTCTGCTCCAGCTCGGTCAGAGTCTCCGAGAGTTCGTGCACAAGACCAAAGCTCAGATCAACGACATCTTTCAGAAGCTCAACATTTTCGACCGCTCCTTCTACCAGCTGTCGGTGGTGACCAGTGAAATtaaagaggaagaggagaagcTAAAGAAGACGACTGTATACTTGAAGGAAAACAATGAAGAGATTAGAAACCTGTCAATGGAGATCAACAGCAAAATCAACAACATTCTACAAGAGCGAAGCCAGCTGCATAGCAAGGTTGGAGGACTGGAGGAGAAGCTGCAGGGGTTGTCTCAAAGCATAATGCCGCTGGAGCAAATTCAGGAGATCTCTGGTCTTAAG GAAGTAATTGAAACACAAGAAAAGACCATTACAGACCTGCTTAAATCTGTGAAAGAGCAACACGAACAGCTCAACTATCAGAATGGCAAAATTAAGAGTCTTGAGGATAAG CTGAGTTATGACAATTTTCAAGACACCGCAGAAAAATTTATGGATTTAAGCCCAGAAACACCTGACCCCTTTGGGTACTTGACAATGAATTCCACCAATGGAACTATCGACATAAACG ATTATCCAGTGGGCTGCAGTAACGTGTTCAAAAGTGGACATAGAAAAAGCGGAATTTACCCAATAAAACCAAATCAATCTGAACCCTTCAATGTGTACTGTGAGATGAGCTCTG ATGGAGCATCTACAGTCATTCAGAGGAGGGAAGATGGTTCTGTTGATTTTGACCAGTCATGGGGAAAATATGAACATGGATTTGGCAAACTAGAAA ATGAGTTCTGGCTTGGCCTACAGAAAATCTATTCCATTGCCCAGCATGGAGAATACATTCTACATATTGAACTTGAAGATTGGAAGGAGGAAAAGAGGTTCATAGAGTACACGTTCACCCTGGGCGGCCCTGCGACCGATTACACCCTTCACCTGGCACCTCTGTCTGGAGATCTGCCTGATGCCATGAGTAACCACACGGGCATGAAGTTCTCAACCAAGGACAGAGACAACGATAAGCACGACGAATCCAACTGTGCCCGCAACTACACAg GTGGTTGGTGGTTTGACGCATGTGGAGACACCAACCTAAACGGGAGATATGCCTGGATAAGACCTAAGGCTCGGCCCCAGCGCAGAAAAGGAATCTACTGGAGGCCTGCCAAAGGAAGCCCCTTCACCCTTAAATCCACAAAGATCACTATCAGACCATCAACCTAG